The following proteins come from a genomic window of Corallococcus sp. NCRR:
- a CDS encoding zinc-dependent alcohol dehydrogenase, with amino-acid sequence MKAVVFHGIGDIRLDDVAEPKLKEPTDAIIRLTASAICGTDLHMIRGTMPGMKPGTILGHEGVGVIEELGKDVRNFNVGDRVVICSTIGCGNCSYCRAGYYAQCNDANPNGPDAGTAFFGGPAMTGPFDGMQAEKARIPHAAITMVKVPDGVTDDQAILVSDIFPTGYFGAEMAEIKPGDTVAVFGCGPVGLFAIVSAKLLGAGRIFAIDSHEDRLALAKAQGAEVINFEQEDPVETLKRFTGGIGVDRAIDAVGVDAQHAHHGPAAKKAKAEKPEFKREVEQVAPKQNPDGDNWVPGDAPSQAAQWAVQALAKAGTLSIIGVYPQTMNAFPIGAAMNKNLTLRMGNCNHRKYIPKLLELVRSGTVDPTAILSHVKSMASAIDAYRNFDLRKPGWVKVELEPGATLQ; translated from the coding sequence ATGAAGGCAGTCGTTTTCCATGGCATCGGGGACATCCGGCTGGACGACGTCGCGGAGCCGAAGCTGAAGGAGCCCACGGACGCCATCATCCGGCTGACCGCCAGCGCCATCTGCGGCACGGACCTGCACATGATTCGCGGCACCATGCCCGGCATGAAGCCCGGCACCATCCTCGGCCACGAAGGCGTGGGCGTCATCGAGGAGTTGGGCAAGGACGTGCGCAACTTCAACGTGGGCGACCGCGTGGTCATCTGCTCCACCATCGGGTGCGGCAACTGCTCGTACTGCCGCGCGGGCTACTATGCCCAGTGCAACGACGCGAACCCCAACGGCCCCGACGCGGGCACGGCCTTCTTCGGCGGGCCGGCGATGACGGGCCCCTTCGACGGCATGCAGGCGGAGAAGGCGCGCATCCCGCACGCGGCCATCACCATGGTGAAGGTGCCCGACGGCGTCACCGACGACCAGGCCATCCTCGTCTCGGACATCTTCCCCACGGGCTACTTCGGCGCGGAAATGGCGGAAATCAAACCCGGTGACACCGTGGCGGTGTTCGGCTGCGGCCCGGTGGGCCTGTTCGCCATCGTGAGCGCGAAGCTGCTGGGCGCGGGGCGCATCTTCGCCATCGACAGCCACGAGGACCGGCTGGCGCTCGCGAAGGCCCAGGGCGCGGAGGTCATCAACTTCGAGCAGGAGGATCCGGTGGAGACGCTCAAGCGCTTCACCGGCGGCATCGGCGTGGACCGCGCCATCGACGCGGTGGGCGTGGACGCGCAGCACGCGCACCACGGCCCGGCGGCCAAGAAGGCCAAGGCGGAGAAGCCCGAGTTCAAGCGCGAGGTGGAGCAGGTCGCCCCCAAGCAGAATCCGGACGGCGACAACTGGGTGCCCGGCGACGCGCCGTCGCAGGCCGCGCAGTGGGCGGTGCAGGCGCTGGCCAAGGCGGGCACGCTGTCCATCATCGGCGTGTACCCGCAGACGATGAACGCGTTCCCCATTGGCGCGGCGATGAACAAGAACCTCACCCTGCGCATGGGCAACTGCAACCACCGCAAGTACATCCCCAAGCTGCTGGAGCTGGTGCGCTCCGGCACCGTGGACCCCACGGCCATCCTGAGCCACGTGAAGTCCATGGCCTCCGCCATCGACGCGTACCGCAACTTCGACCTGCGCAAGCCGGGCTGGGTGAAGGTGGAGCTGGAGCCGGGCGCCACGCTCCAGTGA
- a CDS encoding Ppx/GppA phosphatase family protein, producing MALPARPSPTPVLAAIDVGTNAVRLELARPDAEGSLETLHQERDPIRPGEGVFNTGVMSPETADRLLSTLRRYAALCRRHKAQVRAVATSALREARNQQDIVRRVHEEAGLELEVVSGKEEARLICLGVLHRKPANSRSLLVDIGGGSTEVAIATGEKPDELWSLSLGSVRLTEVFDTARAVTPKQLRLMRSFVEETLHKTLPEKLPALPRVALGSSGTIGAVVGFAAADNGGNATVRQLTQTVEALAKMPPERRRKRFDPRRADIIVSGAVILEGVARHLGVESVSIVNRGLRDGLLVDLLYRQDESREDHSLADAALAMGQRFRFDEKHARQVARLSLALFDGLASLHQLPLSVRPHLEVAALLHDIGTAVSYERHHRHTYYLIHNADLPGLADREREIIARVARYHRRSPPELSHSGMAGLTPSEARRVRKLATLLRVANSLDHSHHQPIRDFKVTDGREAVTLHLHARHPLDLELWNAEREVAAFRKVFGKRLTFQVHSAGR from the coding sequence ATGGCCCTTCCCGCCCGTCCCTCCCCGACCCCCGTCCTCGCCGCCATCGATGTGGGCACCAACGCCGTGCGCCTGGAGCTGGCCCGCCCGGACGCCGAGGGCTCGCTCGAGACCCTGCACCAGGAGCGAGACCCCATCCGCCCCGGCGAGGGCGTCTTCAACACCGGCGTGATGTCGCCGGAGACGGCCGACCGCCTCCTGTCCACGCTGCGCCGCTACGCCGCGCTCTGCCGCCGTCACAAGGCCCAGGTGCGCGCCGTCGCCACCAGCGCGCTGCGCGAGGCCCGCAACCAGCAGGACATCGTGCGGCGCGTGCATGAAGAGGCCGGCCTGGAGCTGGAGGTCGTCAGCGGCAAGGAGGAGGCCCGCCTCATCTGCCTGGGCGTGCTGCACCGCAAGCCCGCCAACTCCCGCTCGCTCCTCGTGGACATTGGCGGTGGCAGCACGGAGGTGGCCATCGCCACCGGCGAGAAGCCCGACGAGCTCTGGAGCCTCTCCCTGGGCTCCGTGCGGCTCACGGAGGTGTTCGACACCGCGCGCGCCGTGACGCCCAAGCAGCTGCGGCTGATGCGCAGCTTCGTGGAGGAGACCCTCCACAAGACGCTCCCGGAGAAGCTCCCCGCCCTGCCCCGCGTGGCGCTGGGCTCGTCCGGCACCATTGGCGCCGTGGTCGGCTTCGCCGCCGCGGACAACGGAGGCAATGCCACCGTGCGACAGCTCACCCAGACCGTGGAGGCGCTGGCGAAGATGCCGCCGGAGCGCCGCCGCAAGCGCTTCGACCCGCGCCGCGCGGACATCATCGTCTCCGGCGCCGTCATCCTGGAGGGCGTCGCGCGTCACCTGGGCGTGGAGTCCGTCAGCATCGTCAACCGCGGCCTGCGCGACGGCCTGCTCGTGGACCTGCTCTACCGCCAGGACGAATCGCGCGAGGACCACAGCCTCGCGGACGCGGCGCTCGCCATGGGGCAGCGCTTCCGCTTCGACGAGAAGCACGCCCGCCAGGTGGCGCGCCTGTCCCTGGCCCTCTTCGACGGCCTGGCCTCGCTGCACCAACTGCCCCTGTCCGTGCGCCCGCACCTGGAGGTCGCCGCGCTCCTGCACGACATCGGCACGGCGGTCAGCTACGAGCGCCACCACCGCCACACCTACTACCTCATCCACAACGCGGACCTCCCGGGCCTGGCGGACCGCGAGCGTGAAATCATCGCGCGCGTCGCCCGCTACCACCGGCGCTCGCCGCCGGAGCTGTCCCACTCCGGCATGGCCGGGCTCACCCCGTCCGAAGCGCGGCGCGTGCGCAAGCTGGCCACGCTGCTGCGGGTGGCGAACTCGCTGGACCACAGCCACCACCAGCCCATCCGCGACTTCAAGGTGACGGACGGCCGCGAGGCGGTGACGCTGCACCTGCACGCCCGCCACCCCCTCGACCTGGAGCTGTGGAACGCCGAGCGCGAGGTCGCCGCCTTCCGCAAGGTGTTCGGCAAGCGGCTCACCTTCCAGGTCCACTCGGCCGGGCGTTAG
- a CDS encoding extracellular catalytic domain type 1 short-chain-length polyhydroxyalkanoate depolymerase translates to MRLRLLALAASSLLLTATACGATDDSSTPPDDETELPDTPAGDVAPADRTACSGLTVTPGTYDWTVEHGGQTRAYRVHVPTGYDATKPTPVVLSFHGFGSTEQEQEALTGFSTLADAEGFIAVYPRGLNFPEIYGRGEADTRGWNGEACCGPAQIANVDDVGFVDALLADLDTRVCTDPRRVFANGFSNGGFFSYRLACERAQRIAAIAPVSGMEGVTDCRPSRPVPVLHFHGSADETIFYDGGSNVLGGRPYPSAPESVRRFAELNGCTGPQQQTYQQGNSTCVAYTGCQPESATASLCTVTGGKHAWPGQPLYNGGTTDLDATLQMWRFFQARPRP, encoded by the coding sequence ATGCGCCTTCGCTTGCTCGCCCTCGCCGCGTCCAGCCTGCTGCTGACCGCCACCGCGTGCGGCGCCACGGACGACTCCAGCACGCCGCCCGACGACGAAACGGAGCTTCCGGACACGCCGGCCGGGGACGTGGCTCCCGCGGACCGCACGGCCTGCTCGGGCCTGACCGTGACGCCCGGCACCTACGACTGGACGGTCGAGCACGGCGGCCAGACGCGCGCCTACCGCGTCCATGTCCCCACCGGCTACGACGCCACGAAGCCCACGCCCGTCGTCCTCAGCTTCCACGGCTTCGGCTCCACCGAGCAGGAGCAGGAGGCGCTGACCGGCTTCTCCACCCTGGCCGACGCGGAGGGCTTCATCGCCGTATACCCGCGCGGCCTCAACTTCCCGGAGATCTACGGCCGGGGCGAGGCGGACACACGGGGCTGGAATGGCGAGGCGTGCTGTGGCCCGGCGCAGATCGCCAACGTGGACGACGTGGGCTTCGTGGACGCGCTGCTCGCGGACCTGGACACCCGCGTGTGCACCGACCCGCGCCGCGTCTTCGCCAACGGCTTCTCCAACGGGGGGTTCTTCTCCTACCGGCTGGCCTGTGAGCGCGCCCAGCGCATCGCCGCCATCGCGCCCGTGTCCGGCATGGAGGGCGTGACGGACTGCCGCCCGTCGCGTCCCGTCCCCGTGCTCCATTTCCACGGCAGCGCCGACGAGACCATCTTCTACGACGGAGGCAGCAACGTGCTCGGGGGAAGGCCCTACCCGTCCGCTCCGGAGTCCGTGCGCCGCTTCGCGGAACTCAACGGCTGCACCGGCCCCCAGCAGCAGACGTATCAGCAGGGCAACAGCACCTGTGTGGCGTATACGGGCTGCCAGCCGGAGAGCGCCACCGCGAGCCTGTGCACCGTCACTGGCGGCAAGCATGCCTGGCCGGGCCAGCCCCTCTACAATGGCGGCACGACGGACCTGGACGCGACCCTTCAGATGTGGCGCTTCTTCCAGGCGCGTCCCCGCCCTTGA
- the queF gene encoding preQ(1) synthase, translating into MPSQPSKEIQTFPNPAADRDYEIAFDVPEFTCLCPLTGQPDFARFTIKYVPDQLCVELKSLKMYMWSYRNEGAFHEKVTNTIADDIIKAIQPRKLTVVGDFFVRGGIGTIVTVTHDKKKQA; encoded by the coding sequence ATGCCCTCTCAGCCGTCCAAGGAAATCCAGACCTTCCCCAACCCCGCCGCCGATCGCGACTACGAGATCGCCTTCGACGTGCCGGAGTTCACCTGCCTGTGCCCCCTCACGGGCCAGCCGGACTTCGCGCGCTTCACCATCAAGTACGTGCCGGATCAGCTCTGCGTGGAGCTCAAGAGCCTGAAGATGTACATGTGGTCCTACCGCAACGAAGGCGCCTTCCACGAGAAGGTGACCAACACCATCGCGGACGACATCATCAAGGCCATCCAGCCGCGCAAGCTCACGGTGGTGGGCGACTTCTTCGTGCGCGGCGGCATCGGGACCATCGTCACCGTCACGCACGACAAGAAGAAGCAGGCCTGA
- a CDS encoding helix-turn-helix domain-containing protein has protein sequence MSEEDLPGRLARNLRTLRETRGATQVQLAKLAGVPRATWAHLESGAANPTLSVLHRVAGALQVSLEELLARPKASARHYRKDSLPMKQRGAAFLRKLLPDPIPGMEFDRMELPPRARITGVPHTPGTREYLACESGTIALVASGERFVLEAGDVVVFRGDQKHSYENPGARTAVGYSVVLLAPSL, from the coding sequence ATGAGCGAAGAGGACCTTCCAGGCAGGCTGGCACGCAACCTGCGGACGCTGCGGGAGACGCGAGGGGCCACGCAGGTGCAGTTGGCGAAGCTGGCGGGCGTGCCCCGGGCCACCTGGGCGCATCTGGAGTCTGGAGCGGCGAACCCCACGCTGTCGGTGCTGCACCGGGTGGCGGGGGCGCTCCAGGTGTCATTGGAAGAGCTGCTGGCCCGGCCCAAAGCGAGCGCCCGGCACTACCGGAAAGACAGCCTGCCCATGAAGCAGCGAGGCGCGGCCTTCCTGCGCAAGCTCCTGCCGGATCCAATTCCGGGCATGGAGTTCGACCGGATGGAGCTGCCGCCCCGGGCGCGCATCACCGGCGTGCCGCACACGCCGGGCACGCGTGAGTACCTGGCTTGTGAGTCCGGCACCATCGCGCTGGTGGCCAGCGGCGAGCGCTTCGTGCTGGAGGCCGGAGACGTCGTCGTGTTCCGGGGAGACCAGAAGCACTCCTACGAGAACCCCGGCGCGCGCACGGCGGTGGGCTACTCCGTCGTGCTGCTCGCGCCGTCGCTGTGA
- a CDS encoding carbohydrate deacetylase, with translation MAARRTWTRPFRCGASSRRVPALEGGQATQPRALIINADDLGYDPGITRGILQALREGVVSSATLLVNAPDSESAARQARGLAIGLHLNLDRGAPVAQGFPREWRTVDGGLDGGRVDGLPADVVEAEALAQLERLERLLGQAATHLDVHKHLHRHPQVLEGLSRVARRAGLPVRSIDADMRGELRARSVATNDHFVGESGATAYWTPERFAQTLAALPGEGVTEWMCHPGHLPELVTTRYAAQREVERATFVDARARTALEHAGVRPTDYRVLREAPLTRA, from the coding sequence ATGGCGGCACGACGGACCTGGACGCGACCCTTCAGATGTGGCGCTTCTTCCAGGCGCGTCCCCGCCCTTGAAGGAGGCCAGGCCACGCAGCCCCGCGCGCTCATCATCAACGCCGATGACCTGGGCTACGACCCGGGCATCACCCGGGGCATCCTCCAGGCCCTGCGCGAGGGCGTCGTCTCCTCCGCCACCCTGCTGGTGAACGCACCGGACTCCGAGTCCGCCGCGAGGCAGGCCCGGGGACTCGCCATCGGGTTGCACCTGAACCTGGACCGGGGCGCGCCCGTGGCCCAGGGCTTCCCGCGCGAGTGGCGCACCGTGGATGGAGGCCTCGACGGCGGCCGCGTGGACGGACTGCCCGCGGACGTGGTGGAGGCGGAGGCGCTCGCGCAGTTGGAGCGGCTGGAACGATTGCTGGGCCAGGCCGCCACGCACCTGGACGTGCACAAGCACCTGCACCGGCATCCTCAAGTATTGGAGGGACTGTCCCGCGTCGCGAGGCGCGCGGGCCTGCCGGTGCGCTCCATCGACGCGGACATGCGCGGCGAGCTGCGGGCCCGGAGCGTGGCCACGAACGACCACTTCGTGGGCGAGTCTGGCGCGACGGCGTACTGGACGCCGGAGCGCTTCGCCCAGACCCTGGCGGCGCTGCCTGGCGAAGGCGTCACGGAGTGGATGTGTCACCCCGGCCACCTGCCCGAGCTCGTCACGACGCGCTACGCCGCGCAGCGAGAGGTGGAGCGGGCCACCTTCGTGGACGCCCGTGCGCGCACGGCCCTGGAACACGCGGGAGTGCGCCCCACGGACTACCGCGTCCTGCGCGAGGCCCCACTCACGCGGGCGTGA
- a CDS encoding DUF2019 domain-containing protein produces MKQTSLKQASIHELTAAFAKAAELHGQASVEGKHRSANAQYDKLIATSRELRARGEDGRSALTGLLEDSNPRVRLWAASHALEFAPALAEAELERLAQGPAGVVRLDAEMTLSEWRAGNLKFSDT; encoded by the coding sequence ATGAAGCAGACGTCGCTGAAGCAGGCTTCCATTCATGAACTGACGGCAGCTTTCGCAAAGGCCGCGGAGTTGCACGGACAGGCGTCCGTCGAAGGCAAGCACCGGTCCGCGAATGCTCAGTACGACAAGCTCATCGCCACATCGCGGGAACTGCGCGCCCGGGGAGAGGATGGACGTTCAGCGCTGACGGGACTGCTGGAGGACAGCAATCCTCGCGTTCGTCTCTGGGCGGCATCTCATGCCCTGGAATTCGCGCCCGCGCTCGCGGAGGCGGAACTGGAGCGGTTGGCCCAGGGCCCTGCGGGCGTGGTGAGACTCGACGCTGAGATGACACTCAGCGAGTGGAGGGCTGGGAACCTGAAGTTCTCAGACACCTGA
- a CDS encoding serine/threonine-protein kinase, with protein MALVYRGLHELLQREVAIKELLPEGQRDQEALSRFRREALALAAFRHQNIVTLYDLVEKNDSLFMVMEYVDGPTLHGLIKDGPLPPDVAAVIGARIASALDHAHFRRIIHRDLKPANVMLTKSGEVKLMDFGIAKDVSLEALTQQGMAVGTPSYMSPEQVTGAPIDARTDIFSLGVLLYEALSGTRPFVGKTAGEVFARIRDGKFTPLQKVAPNVPPPLARIVKRALSVKPEARFPDAAAMRRELDLFLAHEVRVSHPALLVAFLRYREKLTETEALAHLTQQELGVLDVFATKKPTRAPGKLKWVLAALTAGVAAAGTGLYLSQSQWAPLLEQLTR; from the coding sequence ATGGCGTTGGTGTATCGCGGCCTGCATGAGCTGCTTCAGCGCGAGGTCGCCATCAAGGAGCTGCTCCCCGAAGGCCAGCGCGACCAGGAGGCCCTGTCCCGCTTCCGCCGGGAGGCGCTGGCGCTCGCCGCCTTCCGCCACCAGAACATCGTCACGCTCTATGACCTGGTGGAGAAGAACGACAGCCTCTTCATGGTCATGGAGTACGTGGACGGCCCCACCCTCCACGGCCTCATCAAGGACGGCCCGCTGCCCCCGGACGTCGCCGCCGTCATCGGCGCGCGCATCGCCAGCGCGCTCGACCACGCGCACTTCCGCCGCATCATCCACCGCGACCTCAAGCCCGCGAACGTCATGCTCACCAAGTCCGGTGAGGTGAAGCTCATGGACTTCGGCATCGCCAAGGATGTCAGCCTCGAAGCCCTCACCCAGCAGGGCATGGCCGTGGGCACCCCGTCGTACATGTCCCCGGAGCAGGTGACGGGCGCGCCCATCGACGCGCGGACCGACATCTTCTCCCTGGGCGTGCTCCTCTACGAGGCCCTCTCCGGCACCCGCCCCTTCGTGGGCAAGACGGCCGGCGAGGTCTTCGCCCGCATCCGCGACGGCAAGTTCACGCCGCTCCAGAAGGTGGCGCCGAACGTGCCGCCGCCGCTCGCGCGCATCGTGAAGCGCGCGCTGTCGGTGAAGCCGGAGGCCCGCTTCCCGGACGCCGCGGCCATGCGCCGCGAGCTGGACCTGTTCCTCGCCCACGAGGTGCGCGTGTCCCACCCCGCGCTGCTCGTGGCCTTCCTGCGCTACCGCGAGAAGCTCACGGAGACGGAGGCCCTGGCCCACCTCACCCAGCAGGAGCTGGGCGTGCTGGACGTCTTCGCCACGAAGAAGCCCACGCGCGCGCCGGGCAAGCTCAAGTGGGTGCTGGCCGCGCTCACCGCCGGCGTCGCGGCGGCGGGCACCGGCCTCTACCTGTCCCAGTCCCAGTGGGCGCCGCTCCTGGAGCAGCTCACCCGCTGA
- a CDS encoding S-adenosylmethionine:tRNA ribosyltransferase-isomerase has translation MNAARWPRERPDTARLLHVQPRRERFTDTVASELPQLLREGDLLVMNDAATLPGSLTGRTHSGAAIELRLLSHEPDDTWTAVLFGAGDWRRRTEDRPPPPELPVGARLDVGGLTARVVEVLPPSPRLLRVAFDRSGAALWHALYSAGRPVQYAYTAGPLALWHVQTLYASRPWAAEMPSAGLPLTASVLLRLKARGVRWASLTHAAGLSSTGDAALDAALPRPERSDISERTVSLVEETRARGGRVVAVGTTVVRALEGRATQHGRLVPGEDVTDLLLGPGYVPRVVHGLLTGVHDPGSSHHALLQSFAPLPLLLRASAHAEAAGYLGHEFGDTCLILDS, from the coding sequence ATGAACGCCGCACGCTGGCCCCGGGAACGCCCCGACACCGCGAGGCTCCTGCACGTGCAGCCCCGCCGTGAACGCTTCACCGACACCGTCGCCTCGGAGCTGCCTCAACTGCTCCGCGAAGGCGACCTGCTGGTGATGAACGACGCGGCCACGCTTCCCGGCTCCCTCACGGGCCGCACCCACTCGGGCGCCGCCATCGAGCTGCGGCTCCTCTCCCACGAACCCGACGACACCTGGACCGCCGTCCTCTTCGGAGCGGGGGACTGGCGCCGACGCACCGAGGACCGTCCTCCTCCGCCGGAGCTCCCCGTCGGCGCGCGCCTGGACGTCGGAGGACTCACCGCGCGCGTAGTGGAGGTGCTGCCCCCATCCCCCCGGCTCCTGCGCGTGGCCTTCGACCGGTCCGGCGCGGCGCTCTGGCATGCCCTCTACTCGGCGGGCCGGCCGGTGCAGTACGCGTATACGGCAGGACCGCTCGCGCTGTGGCACGTGCAGACGCTCTACGCCTCACGGCCCTGGGCCGCGGAGATGCCTTCCGCGGGGCTGCCCCTCACCGCGTCCGTGCTGCTGCGGCTGAAGGCGCGCGGCGTGCGCTGGGCATCCCTCACGCACGCGGCGGGGCTCTCCTCCACGGGCGACGCGGCGCTGGACGCGGCGCTGCCCCGGCCCGAACGCTCGGACATCTCCGAGCGCACGGTGTCCCTGGTGGAGGAGACCCGCGCGAGGGGCGGGCGCGTGGTGGCGGTGGGCACCACCGTGGTGCGCGCGCTGGAAGGGCGCGCGACCCAGCACGGGAGGCTGGTGCCGGGCGAGGACGTGACGGACCTGCTGCTCGGGCCCGGCTACGTGCCCCGCGTGGTGCACGGGCTGCTCACCGGCGTGCACGATCCGGGGAGCAGCCACCATGCGCTGCTCCAGTCCTTCGCGCCGCTTCCGCTGCTGCTCCGGGCCTCGGCGCATGCGGAAGCGGCGGGCTACCTGGGGCACGAGTTCGGCGACACGTGCCTCATCCTGGATTCGTGA
- a CDS encoding ATP-binding response regulator, which produces MLPPNDLEDVLSCLPQALLRVGADLRVQWCEEGFAAKTGVTLSQGSTLLEALEPGRSLDALERAIREHRAHSGHVITRTLRQVRVQVKPTHTNGTAGAWLVVEPSGVDDEGAFSQAVREIARAVGESLEVDRVCSAAVVSLVRCAQVRRAEVFLYEEDDATLKRMAVSDLEGLDAPQDAFDPSEDPYRQALALRQPQLGIQRGYGDAVGSVFAAVPLCAPRRTVGLLLIYKEQGASFSVRELEMWSAAASQLAVAVENARLLREAQSALRVREEFMSIASHELKTPLTPLKLGLYSMERRLAAGQPVALASVLKSKRQVDRLAGLVEDLLDASRLELGRLALDSSPLEVGQLVAEVVDHFRHAFERPFTVDVPHDGVWVLGDRDRLEQVLVNLLENAHKYSPVGAPIAVRVGRTAESARIQVQDHGIGIPGADQALVFQRFYRARNVSHRNFGGLGLGLFISHSIVKMHGGALALRSREGEGSTFLLDLPRMPAHEVRRLPRRVLVLDEDSNQEATAERTLRAEGFEVFTVQSGAEALRKATHLPVDLIVLSTSATQSAVGSFLETFATLPRARPVPILLAGDARPWWAQENAALCPRPYRPEELLAGVRTMLTRENRRTLTPVESELPLVTPA; this is translated from the coding sequence ATGCTGCCACCCAATGACCTCGAGGATGTCCTCTCGTGCCTGCCCCAAGCGCTCCTGCGCGTGGGGGCCGACCTGCGCGTCCAATGGTGCGAGGAGGGCTTCGCGGCCAAGACGGGCGTGACGCTCTCACAGGGCAGCACCCTGCTGGAGGCCCTGGAGCCGGGCCGCAGCCTGGACGCCCTGGAGCGCGCCATCCGCGAGCACCGGGCCCACTCCGGCCATGTCATCACCCGAACGCTGCGGCAGGTGCGTGTGCAGGTGAAGCCCACCCACACGAACGGCACGGCCGGGGCGTGGCTGGTGGTGGAGCCGTCCGGCGTGGACGACGAGGGCGCGTTTTCACAGGCCGTGCGGGAGATTGCCCGCGCGGTGGGTGAGTCGCTGGAGGTCGACCGCGTCTGCTCGGCCGCCGTCGTGTCGCTGGTGCGGTGTGCCCAGGTGCGGCGCGCGGAGGTGTTCCTCTACGAGGAGGACGACGCGACGCTCAAGCGCATGGCGGTGTCGGACCTGGAGGGCCTGGACGCGCCGCAGGACGCGTTCGACCCGTCCGAGGACCCCTACCGCCAAGCCCTGGCGCTGCGCCAGCCGCAGCTGGGCATCCAGCGCGGGTACGGCGACGCGGTGGGCTCCGTGTTCGCGGCGGTGCCGCTGTGCGCGCCGCGCCGCACGGTGGGGCTCCTGCTCATCTACAAGGAGCAGGGCGCGTCCTTCTCCGTGCGCGAACTGGAGATGTGGAGCGCGGCGGCCAGCCAGTTGGCGGTGGCGGTGGAGAACGCGCGGCTGTTGCGCGAGGCCCAGTCCGCCCTGCGCGTGCGCGAGGAGTTCATGTCCATCGCGTCGCACGAGCTGAAGACGCCGCTCACGCCGCTGAAGCTGGGGCTGTACTCCATGGAGCGCCGCCTCGCCGCGGGGCAGCCGGTGGCGCTCGCGAGCGTGCTCAAGTCCAAGCGGCAGGTGGACCGGCTGGCGGGGCTGGTGGAGGACCTGCTGGACGCAAGCCGCCTGGAGCTGGGCCGGCTGGCGCTGGACTCGTCTCCGCTGGAGGTGGGGCAACTGGTGGCGGAGGTGGTGGACCACTTCCGGCACGCCTTCGAGCGGCCCTTCACGGTGGACGTGCCGCACGACGGCGTCTGGGTGCTGGGGGACCGGGACCGGCTGGAGCAGGTGCTGGTGAACCTGCTGGAGAACGCGCACAAGTACAGCCCGGTGGGGGCGCCCATCGCGGTGCGGGTGGGGCGCACGGCCGAGTCCGCGCGCATCCAGGTGCAGGACCACGGCATCGGGATTCCGGGCGCGGATCAAGCGCTGGTGTTCCAGCGCTTCTACCGGGCGCGCAACGTGTCGCACCGCAACTTCGGCGGGCTGGGGCTGGGGCTGTTCATCAGCCACTCCATCGTGAAGATGCACGGCGGCGCGCTGGCGCTGCGCAGCCGCGAGGGCGAAGGCTCCACGTTCCTCCTGGACCTGCCGCGCATGCCCGCGCACGAGGTGCGCAGGCTGCCCCGGCGCGTGCTGGTGCTGGACGAGGACTCGAATCAGGAGGCCACGGCGGAGCGTACCCTGCGCGCAGAGGGCTTCGAGGTCTTCACCGTGCAGAGCGGCGCGGAGGCCCTGCGCAAGGCGACGCACCTGCCGGTGGACCTCATCGTCCTGTCCACGAGCGCCACGCAGTCCGCGGTGGGCAGCTTCCTGGAGACCTTCGCCACGCTGCCTCGCGCCAGGCCGGTGCCCATCCTGCTGGCGGGGGATGCGCGGCCGTGGTGGGCGCAGGAGAACGCCGCGCTGTGTCCTCGGCCGTACCGCCCGGAGGAGCTGCTCGCGGGCGTGCGCACCATGCTGACGCGAGAGAATCGCCGGACGCTGACGCCGGTGGAGTCGGAGCTTCCGCTCGTCACGCCCGCGTGA
- a CDS encoding SDR family NAD(P)-dependent oxidoreductase — MRNQAVLVTGASRGLGRALMEAFALRGARVVGVARDAKVLESAVAPLKARGLAVHGLAFDVGDKQAIYPLVGAATALVGPLDVLINNASTLGPTPLPLLLDTACEDVSQVLEVNLLGPFRLTKAVAGSMVVRGRGLILNITSDAAVSAYPRWGAYSVSKAALEHLTRIWASEFEGSGVRLLTVDPGDMDTAMHRDALPDADPATLAKPEDVAARILALVEARDTASGQRFEAASWEAA; from the coding sequence ATGCGGAATCAAGCAGTGCTGGTGACGGGCGCGAGCCGCGGACTGGGCCGGGCCCTGATGGAAGCCTTCGCCCTCCGGGGCGCCCGGGTGGTGGGCGTGGCTCGCGACGCGAAGGTGCTGGAGTCGGCGGTGGCGCCCCTGAAGGCGCGAGGACTGGCGGTGCACGGGCTCGCCTTCGACGTGGGGGACAAGCAGGCCATCTACCCGCTGGTCGGCGCGGCCACCGCGCTCGTGGGCCCGCTGGATGTCCTGATCAACAACGCGAGCACCCTGGGGCCCACGCCCCTGCCGCTCCTGCTCGACACGGCGTGCGAGGACGTGTCGCAGGTGCTGGAGGTCAACCTGCTGGGGCCCTTCCGCCTGACGAAGGCCGTCGCGGGGAGCATGGTCGTCCGGGGCCGGGGACTCATCCTCAACATCACCTCCGACGCCGCCGTGTCCGCCTATCCCCGCTGGGGCGCCTACAGCGTGTCGAAGGCCGCGCTGGAGCACCTGACCCGCATCTGGGCCTCGGAGTTCGAGGGCAGCGGCGTGCGCCTGCTCACCGTGGACCCCGGGGACATGGACACGGCCATGCACCGCGACGCGCTCCCGGACGCCGACCCCGCGACGCTGGCGAAGCCGGAAGACGTGGCCGCGCGCATCCTCGCGCTCGTGGAGGCCCGTGACACCGCGTCCGGCCAGCGCTTCGAGGCCGCGAGCTGGGAGGCCGCATGA